AAAGGGCATGATGACATTCGTATAGTGGGGCCTGTCATATCCCTGCAATGACCAACTCCCTGGTACCTGGATAGATCCCCACTGCTCAGAGCTTTCTTGTTGGTGGGGTGGCACATACCAATTGGCAGGTATGTGCTGGGGTGAATCATACCAGAGGAACTCCCAGCAGCCATCAAGATCCAGTACCCAGGGAGTATTTGAGGGAAGTCCTCCCTGTTGAAGTTTCCTATGACGGGGGCCCCCCAGGGCGTCCTTCAGGGCCTCTGTGGGATCTGCAAAGGGAAAAAGAGGACTCCGCATAGGAAGTCGATGGAGGGAAGTCTGTTCCGGTTCTTCCCAGGGGAAGGGGTGAAGCTTCTCACGGTGATTCATATACAATCTCCTCTGATTGGGGAATTTTATAAGAAACAGAACTCCGTTCTATAAGAATGGGCTCTATGGTAATGGTATGATGTAGCGGGGGGTATTTTTCCCCTTGTTCTAATAGTTCAAATAAGAGTTGGACACCCCGGCGGCCTATAAATCCGGCAGGATATTCAAAGGTAGTTAATTTGATATCAGGTTGAGTAATGAGTGGTGCATTATCAAAACCAAGGAGGGAAATATCTTCAGGGATGCGAAGCCCTAAGGCGGTGGCTTCCTGCCATACCTCAAAGGCAAGAATATCATTGACACAAAAAAGCGCCGTTGGCCGGTGAGGTGAAGCAAGATAATTTTTGATAAGACCTTTCCATTCTTGTCGCTGTTCTTCGGGTAGGTAAAGTTCCGAAACCGAAAGCTCTTTGCCTTCAAAGCTATCGCTTTTTTGGATCTCTAGATAAGCAGTTTTAAACCCTTGACTTCTTAGTACAAACGGTGTATGACCAGAACGAGAACAAAGACCTAACGAACGGTGCCCTTTTTCTAAGAGGTATCGGGCTGCTCGCTGGCCTGCCCTAAAATCGTCAAGATAAATACAGGAAAAACTTTCCCATTGGTGATCTAAAATAACCACGGGAATTCCCTTAGCAGAGAACTGTCGGAGTAGATACACATTTTCTGAAGATCCGGGGAAAAGATCAAAAGAAGGGGAGATAAGTATTCCTGCCAGGGGACGTTCGGCAAGTCTTTTAAGGACTTCTGCTTCTGTATGGTGAGATCCTCCGGAACAGCTAAACAACGCCTGGAACCCCTTTTCGCGGATTGCCCGTTCCGCCTCTTCGACAAGGGCGGGGTACACGTATCCTGAAAGGTGGGGAAGAATTACCGCAATATCTTTATTGGATTGAACAGGAAGGCTTGTCGCTTTTCGGAAAGAACCCTTGCCTCGGCGGGTTTCAATAAGCCCTTCATGAAAGAGCCGTGCCAGCGCTTCCCGCACCTGAGGGCGTGAAGTGCCAAAGCGGACGCTGAGGGTATGTTCAGAGGGAAGCTGCTCTCCCACTGCAATGGCGTTGGTAGCAAACTGTTCGATGAGCCAGAAATAAATGGTATCCGCCTTAGACATGTTAACAACCTATGAAACCTGTACTACAGGTTAATCAGCCTAATGAGAAAAGGTCTTTTTGTCAATTGAGAAAACTTTCGGCTGGTAGTTTTTCTTCGTTAATGTTCTAAATAAAAAGAGGATGTCGGAATTTTAATTTTAATAAAGAAGGGACAGGCCCATCGTGTTCTTTTTATCGGTGCTCGCTGGTTCTGTTTTACTCTGTATAAAATTTTTCTTGACAACTTACTATTCCGGGTGTACCATCAATTTACACGTGTAAATAACACGTGTAAATTGATGGGAAAGAGAGAGGAGGTATCCCTATGAAACAAGGGATAGTACGTTTGGTGGGCCTTATGATGGTATGGGGGTTCACGGTTGTAGGGGCTCAAGAGTTGGTTGTTCAGCCTATTCCTGGACTTCCCCGAGACTTTATCCGGGGCGCCGATGTGTCTATGCTTGCTCAGATAGAAGAAAAGGGAGGGATATACTACGATGCTCAGGGAAAACCTCAGGATGCCCTGGTTGTTTTAAAGGATCACGGGATTAATTGGGTACGGCTTCGGCTGTGGCATACCCCTCGCAGTCCTAAGGCTGTGGTGCGGGATGGAAAAATTATTGCTAATAAGGGGGATCTTCCCGGTGGTGGCAATAATGACCTCGCCCGAACGATTATGCTTGCCCAGCGGGCAAAGAAATTGGGATTAAAGATTTTCCTTGATTTTCATTATAGTGATTTTTGGGCGGATCCGAAGACCCAAACTAAACCTTTCGCCTGGAAAGACCTGGGGCTTAATGAACTTACCACTGAGATTTATAAATATACCCTTGATGTAATAAAACAGATGACCGCTGCCGGGGTTACCCCTGACATGGTGCAGATCGGGAACGAACTCAATAATGGGATGCTCTGGCCGGAAGGAAAGATCTGGAAGGATGATCGGGATCCGCAGGTAGGAGGAATGAGTGCTTTTATTAAGCTACTCAAGAGTGCCTCTAAAGCGGTGCGGGACGCAGATCCTTCAGGAAAAGCAAAGAACATCAAAATAGTTATTCATCTGGCCGATGGGGGAAACAATGCTCTCTATCGTAGTATTTTTGATCCTATCGTAAAAGAAAAGGTGGATTTCGATGTAATTGGTCTTTCCTATTATTGTTATTGGCACGGTCCCCTTTCAGATCTCCAGGCTAACCTAAAGGATCTGGCAAATCGGTACAAAAAGGAACTTCTTATTGCTGAAACCGCCTATGGTTGGACCGAAGAAGATGGAGATAGTCAGGGAAATGTGTTTAAAGTGTATGACGATGAACAGGGGGGCTATGTAGCGAGCGTCCAGGGGCAGGCGACGGCAGTCCGGGACGTCATGGCTGCCATTGCTTCGGTTCCTGGGGGGCTGGGTATTTTTTATTGGGCCCCTGAATGGATACCTGTCGAAGGAGCCGGTTGGTTTGTAGGCGAAGGGAATAACTGGGAGAACCAGGCAATGTTCGACTTTAAAGGCCGGGTTCTTCCTTCTATGCAGGTATTTAATCGAGTTTACGATACAAAACCGGTGCAGATTGTTCCGGTCCGTGCCGAGCCGGTTAAGTTCCGTACCGCGCCCGCAACTCCCGTAAATCTCCCTTCAAAGATAAAAGTTGAATTCAATGACGGGGCCCTGCGTCTTGTGGACGTGGAATGGGACCGCCATGATTGGAGTAAAGAAACCAGTGAACGGGTGTTTCTGTTGACCGGAAGGGTAAAGGGAGCGAGCCTGCCGGTCCAAGCGGAGATTACGGTAAGTAAGAAAATTAACCTTATAACCGATGCTTCCTGGGAAAGTGG
The Treponema sp. J25 DNA segment above includes these coding regions:
- a CDS encoding glycosyl hydrolase 53 family protein — protein: MKQGIVRLVGLMMVWGFTVVGAQELVVQPIPGLPRDFIRGADVSMLAQIEEKGGIYYDAQGKPQDALVVLKDHGINWVRLRLWHTPRSPKAVVRDGKIIANKGDLPGGGNNDLARTIMLAQRAKKLGLKIFLDFHYSDFWADPKTQTKPFAWKDLGLNELTTEIYKYTLDVIKQMTAAGVTPDMVQIGNELNNGMLWPEGKIWKDDRDPQVGGMSAFIKLLKSASKAVRDADPSGKAKNIKIVIHLADGGNNALYRSIFDPIVKEKVDFDVIGLSYYCYWHGPLSDLQANLKDLANRYKKELLIAETAYGWTEEDGDSQGNVFKVYDDEQGGYVASVQGQATAVRDVMAAIASVPGGLGIFYWAPEWIPVEGAGWFVGEGNNWENQAMFDFKGRVLPSMQVFNRVYDTKPVQIVPVRAEPVKFRTAPATPVNLPSKIKVEFNDGALRLVDVEWDRHDWSKETSERVFLLTGRVKGASLPVQAEITVSKKINLITDASWESGKLGEWKLNGPSVACFVENNKANARTGSWTYKYWLDKPFKSDLSRTFKNIPNGTYVLSIWAMGGGGENSIKLYARDFGSGKTISVPIVNTGWRAWKQYTIPAIEVTNNQCTIGIYIDANANCWGNFDDVEFYLDTK
- a CDS encoding substrate-binding domain-containing protein, encoding MSKADTIYFWLIEQFATNAIAVGEQLPSEHTLSVRFGTSRPQVREALARLFHEGLIETRRGKGSFRKATSLPVQSNKDIAVILPHLSGYVYPALVEEAERAIREKGFQALFSCSGGSHHTEAEVLKRLAERPLAGILISPSFDLFPGSSENVYLLRQFSAKGIPVVILDHQWESFSCIYLDDFRAGQRAARYLLEKGHRSLGLCSRSGHTPFVLRSQGFKTAYLEIQKSDSFEGKELSVSELYLPEEQRQEWKGLIKNYLASPHRPTALFCVNDILAFEVWQEATALGLRIPEDISLLGFDNAPLITQPDIKLTTFEYPAGFIGRRGVQLLFELLEQGEKYPPLHHTITIEPILIERSSVSYKIPQSEEIVYESP